The bacterium sequence CCATGACGCCCGTTTCGAGGATCCGATGCTGCCCCTCGTACTACCCAGTGAAGTCAAGTACATCGGGGTGATGGGAAGCCGCCGCACCCACCGGAAGCGGGTGGAACGGCTGCGCAAGGCCGGGTTCCCCGAGGACCAGATCGCCAGGATCCGCGGCCCGGTCGGGCTCGACATCGGCGCCGAGCAACCCGGCGAGGTGGCCATATCCATCCTGGCGGAGATGATCCAGGTCCGGTACGGGTCGGGTACCGGGGAGTCTCTCGTCGGGCGGAGGGGCCGGGTCCACCTTCAACGCACGGAGGATGCCGGAGACCTATGACCGTTCCTGGTCGGGTTCCGTCCAACCGTCAACGCTCGTTCGCCCGGTCATGATGACTGCGGCGCTCGTCCTGGCCGGAGGTGAGTCGGAGCGCTTCGGCAGTTCCAAACAGCTCGCCGAGTGGAGAGGGAAGCCGCTTCTGGCGCACGTGGTGGCCCGGGTGAAGGGTTGGCCGGAGGTGGGCGCGGTCTACGTGGTGCTGGGTGCCCGTGCCGAACAGATCATGGAAGCAGTCGATCTCGGCGATGCCGCGGTCATTGAGAACCTGGAGTGGCGGGAAGGGATGGGTTCCTCGCTACGGGTCGGGCTGGACTTCCTGGTGGGCGAGCGCTCGGTCGATCAGGCCCTGGTGGTGCTCGGGGACCAACCGAACGTGCCCGGCGACGTCGTGCCCCGGCTTCTCGAGGCGCGGAAGCGGTCACGGCGACCGGTGGTCATCCCCCGGTACCGCTTGACCCGCGGACACCCGGTGCTGATCCATCGATCCCTGTGGCCGACCCTGATTACCGGGCTGAGCGGTGACCGGGGGGCTCGAAATCTCTTCCTGGCCCATCCGGATTGGGTGGAGGAGGTGCTCGTGGACGCCATGCCGCCCGGAGACGTCGACACGCCCGAGGATCTCCGCCGCCTGGACAGATCCTGACAGCCGGACACGTCACGATGTGCTCGATCGGGTTGGCCTCGACTCCTCATGGACAGGGCTTTGGAGACGGAGTGGGGTGGAGTTCGGCCTCCTGAGTGGGGGTCAGCGATCTCGATGACTCCGATCGGGTCTATCCTCTCTGAGTAACGCGTGGAGGATGCTTGATGATCATCGTCATGAAGTCGGGGGCTACACAAGAGCACATCGACAAGGTGGTGCGGCGCCTGGCCGCGATCGGCTCCGAAGCCCACATCTCGGTGGGACAGGTCCGCACTGTTATCGGTGCTATCGGGGACCGGGAGGTGATCCAGCAACAGCCGTGGCTGGCCATGCCCGGAGTGGAGCGGGCGGTACCGGTGCTGAAGCCGTACAAGTTCGTGTCCCGTGAGTTCCAGCCTGAGGACACGGTCATAAAGGTGAGAAATGCCCAGGTCGGAGGCGGCGTCTTCGCCCCGATCGCCGGTCCGTGCGCGGTCGAGACCCGGGACCAGCTGTTTCGCACGGCCGAGGCGGTGCTCGAAGCGGGCGCCACCATCCTGCGAGGGGATGCCTTCAAGCCCAGGACGAGCCCTTTCTCCTTCCAGGGCTTGGCCGAGGACGGCCTCCAGCTCATGGCCGAGGCGCGCGAGGAGTTCGGCCTTCCGTTCGTCGCCGAGGTCCTCGATCCGCGGGATGTGGACCTGGTCGCCGGCTACGCGGACATGTTGCGGATCGGCACCAGGAACATGGCGAACTACGGGCTGCTCTCAGAGGTGGGCCGGGTTCACAAGCCGGTGCAGCTCAAACGAGGCTTCACAGCCACCATCGATGAGTGGCTCAATGCCGCCGAGTACATATACAAGGAAGGGAATCACGAGGTCGTCCTGGTGGAACGGGGGATCCGGACCTTCGAGACGGCCACCCGGAACACGCTCGACATATCGGCGGCGCCGGTGATCAAGCACATGTCCCACCTACCGGTGATCATCGATCCCTCCCATTCGTCAGGCCGTCGCCATCTGGTCGCCCCCCTGGCTCGAGCCGCCATCGCGGTGGGCGCCGATGGCTTCATCGTGGACGTGCATCCCGCCCCCGAGACCGCCCAGGTCGACGGCGACCAAGCCTTGCTACCGGCCGAATTCGCCGAGTTGATGGACCAGATGCGAAACCTGGCCGCAGCTCTCGACGTCACCATATAGCTGACCAGCAGTCCGGATGCGTCGAGCCGCAATCTTCGGCACGGGGTTGATCGGGGCGTCCCTCGGCATGGCCCTCCGGCGGGTCGGCTGGACGGTTGCCGGGTGGGACCCCGACCCGACGGCGCTGGAAGTGGCGACGGAGCGGGGCGCGGTGGATGACGCGTGCGGTAGCCGTGAGGACGCGCTTCCGGGCTCGGACCTGGTGGTCCTGGCCGGACCTCTCACCGCCACCCTCGAGACCCTGCCGGGCTTGCGTACCGACGCCCTGGTGACGGATGTGGCCGGGGTGAAGCGACCCGTGGTCGACGCACGGCCGGCAGGCATGCGAATGGTGGCCGGGCATCCGATGGCGGGTCTCGAGCAGGCCGGTCCGGCAGCCGCCTCGCCCTCTCTCTTCAAGGGCGCCGCCTGGGTCATCTGTCCCGACAAGGCTGATGCGGCCGATGTCGAGACGCTCGAATCGATAGTCGAATCGGTGGGCGCAATACCGTACCGGCTTCCGGCTGCCGAGCACGATCGGGTGGTGGCCGACATCTCGCACCTCCCCCAGGTACTCGCCATCTCGTTGATCAACCTGATCACGCGCCGGGATCCGGCCGCCGCGCGCCTGGTGGCAGGCTCCTTCCGCGACCTGACCCGGGTGGCTGCCTCCGAGCCGCGCTGGTGGCCGGAGGTCCTGGCCGCCAACGAGGCCAACGTCAGCGACTCCATCGAGCGGCTGATGAGACTGCTCGAAGAGGTTCGTCAGGAGGTGGCGCATGGTGATTCCGGCCCGCTGACCGCTCGGATCGAAGAGGCCAGGAGCAGGCGGCAGGCCATGGCGCCCCCGGTGGTGAGGGTAGGTGTGGTGCTCCAGGACCGCCCGGGCGAGATCGCCAAGGTAGGACGGGCACTCGAGCACAGCGGTGTGGATGTCCGCGACCTCCAGCTGCGCCACGCCCTCCACGGGGGAGGCGGCATTCTCACGCTGTCAGTACGACCGGCGGAGGCGGACGTGCTACGCGCCGCGTTGCTGGAGGCGGACTTCTCGCTGGAGTAGTCGGCCCAAGGCAAACGAAGGTGGCTCTGGTCCGTTCACAGCGGCAGTTCTCGGCGGGCCTGTTCGAGGCCTTGCGCGGCTAGCGGCCTCGGGCATGGCTTTCCTCGGTGCGTTCCAGAAGTCCTGGGAGTGGTTGGGTTGAATGAGGTCGGGTAGCCCCTCAGGTGGAGACGAGATGGGCCGTGGCTTGGGGTTCCGGGACGAGGTCTCCATTCGCCCGGAGCATCTCGATGTGATAGCCGACGGCTTCACGGATCAGGGATTCCGTTTCCTCCAAGGTGTCGCCGGCGGCGATGCATCCCGGCAGGTCCGGAACGTATGCGCCGTAGCCGTTGCCGGTTCGTTCGATGACCGCGATGTAGCTCGTCATAGGGACCCTTTCTCGAGGCCGGCTTGCTTGACGATGCTGGCTCTCATGTCCGGCGAGAGGTCTTTGCCCATGTGCCCGGCAATCGTAACGGTGCCTGGCTTGTCCGGGTGGTTGTACTGGCGGTGACTTCCGCGGGTCCGCACGAGGTACCAACCATCGCGCTTGACCACTCGGATCGCGTCTCTAACTATCGGCGGCATATCCGAGCTCCCACGAGTGGTCTGCGAAGTTGAGTACATATCCGTACATTTGTTCATATGCTAAAATATGGGTGTGATATAAACAGACCGATACATTTCTTGATCGTTATATGATTTACAGAATCATGTCTTTGATGAGCACAGCTCTGGGATACCGCGAAGCCGCTGCCGGAAACCTGCCGACCAACGACGCAGAAGCTCCGGCTCCGTAGCGCCTCCTAGACTCCGCGGACTATGGAGACCATCCGGGTGGCCGGGGCGCAGATCAACCTCCGGGTCGGCGACCTCGCTTATAACGAAGCCCGGATTCGAGACGCTGTGGCTTGGGCGGAGGCAGAGGGCGCTGACGTCCTTCTCCTTCCCGAGTTGGCCATTCCCGGCTATCCGCCAGAGGACCTGGTGATCCGAAGAGGCTTCGTGGATGCCAACCTGGGCGTGCTGGACGAGCTTGCCGGCCATGCCGGGTCGACGGTCACCGTGGTGGGGGTCGTTAATCGGGTACGGCCCGGCGGTTCGGCGACCGACGGTCGTGATTCCTTTCCGGTGGCGAACGCGGCAGCCCTACTCCACCAGGGTCAGATCAGAGGCATCTACAACAAGGTCCTCTTGCCCAACTACGGCGTGTTCGACGAACAACGCTACTTCGTGGCGGGTTCCGTACCGGGGGCGGTCTGGAATGTCGGAGGCGTGGTGGTGGGAGTCTCCATATGCGAGGACATATGGGTTCCCGATGGACCACCTTCTGCTCAGGTCGCCGCTGGAGCTCAGGTACTTCTCAACATCAACGGATCGCCCTTCCACGTCTCGAAGGACGCGGAGCGGGTTCGCCACATCGAGCGGGAAGCGGTCAATGCCCGGGTGCCCGTGGTCTATCTCAACCTGGTGGGCGGGCAGGATGAGCTGGTCTTCGACGGTGGGTCGATCGTCATGGACCGGGAGGGTTCCATCCAGTACCGGGCCCCGCGCTTCGAAGAGGACCTGTTCGTGGTCGATATCGAGGTGGGCGAGCCGGCCGGCAACCGGGAGGCGGCGACCGTCGCGCGGGTGGAGCCTTCGACCCTCCCTTCCAAACTTCGTTCTCCCAGCCCTGCTCCCGCCGCGGAACCCATCGAGCTCATCTACCGAGCGCTCGTGCTCGGACTTGGCGACTACGTGAGGAAGAACGGTTTCTCGAAGGTGGTGGTGGGTCTCTCCGGGGGCATCGACTCGGCGCTGACGGCGGTGATCGCCGTCGATGCGCTCGGCCGGGATTCGGTCCGGGGCGTCACCATGCCCTCCGCGTTCAGCTCCCAGGGATCGATACGCGACTCCGAGGAGCTGGCGCGCCGGCTGGGCATTCGCCTTGATCGCATTGCCATCGGTGACCTGTTCGACGAATACCGGGACGCGCTCGAAGCCGTGTTCGACAGTAGCGAGTTCGGGATCGCGGAGGAGAACCTCCAGCCCCGGATCCGCGGCACCCTGCTGATGGGAATATCCAACAAGCACCACGAGATGGTCATCGCAACCGGGAACAAGTCCGAGATGGCGGTGGGCTATGCGACGCTGTACGGCGACATGGCCGGCGGCTACGCGGTGCTCAAAGACGTCCTCAAGACCACCGTCTACGAGTTGGCCGATTGGCGCAACCGCGCCGAAGAGGTGATCCCGGAGGAGACAATCCGGA is a genomic window containing:
- a CDS encoding NAD+ synthase, with protein sequence METIRVAGAQINLRVGDLAYNEARIRDAVAWAEAEGADVLLLPELAIPGYPPEDLVIRRGFVDANLGVLDELAGHAGSTVTVVGVVNRVRPGGSATDGRDSFPVANAAALLHQGQIRGIYNKVLLPNYGVFDEQRYFVAGSVPGAVWNVGGVVVGVSICEDIWVPDGPPSAQVAAGAQVLLNINGSPFHVSKDAERVRHIEREAVNARVPVVYLNLVGGQDELVFDGGSIVMDREGSIQYRAPRFEEDLFVVDIEVGEPAGNREAATVARVEPSTLPSKLRSPSPAPAAEPIELIYRALVLGLGDYVRKNGFSKVVVGLSGGIDSALTAVIAVDALGRDSVRGVTMPSAFSSQGSIRDSEELARRLGIRLDRIAIGDLFDEYRDALEAVFDSSEFGIAEENLQPRIRGTLLMGISNKHHEMVIATGNKSEMAVGYATLYGDMAGGYAVLKDVLKTTVYELADWRNRAEEVIPEETIRKPPSAELRPGQLDTDSLPPYEVLDQVLAAYIEEDRSIDAIVDAGFDRDIVTRVAAMVDRNEYKRRQSPPGVKITPKAFGRDRRLPITNGWRGG
- a CDS encoding type II toxin-antitoxin system HicB family antitoxin; its protein translation is MTSYIAVIERTGNGYGAYVPDLPGCIAAGDTLEETESLIREAVGYHIEMLRANGDLVPEPQATAHLVST
- a CDS encoding type II toxin-antitoxin system HicA family toxin, giving the protein MPPIVRDAIRVVKRDGWYLVRTRGSHRQYNHPDKPGTVTIAGHMGKDLSPDMRASIVKQAGLEKGSL
- a CDS encoding prephenate dehydrogenase/arogenate dehydrogenase family protein yields the protein MRRAAIFGTGLIGASLGMALRRVGWTVAGWDPDPTALEVATERGAVDDACGSREDALPGSDLVVLAGPLTATLETLPGLRTDALVTDVAGVKRPVVDARPAGMRMVAGHPMAGLEQAGPAAASPSLFKGAAWVICPDKADAADVETLESIVESVGAIPYRLPAAEHDRVVADISHLPQVLAISLINLITRRDPAAARLVAGSFRDLTRVAASEPRWWPEVLAANEANVSDSIERLMRLLEEVRQEVAHGDSGPLTARIEEARSRRQAMAPPVVRVGVVLQDRPGEIAKVGRALEHSGVDVRDLQLRHALHGGGGILTLSVRPAEADVLRAALLEADFSLE
- the aroF gene encoding 3-deoxy-7-phosphoheptulonate synthase, whose amino-acid sequence is MIIVMKSGATQEHIDKVVRRLAAIGSEAHISVGQVRTVIGAIGDREVIQQQPWLAMPGVERAVPVLKPYKFVSREFQPEDTVIKVRNAQVGGGVFAPIAGPCAVETRDQLFRTAEAVLEAGATILRGDAFKPRTSPFSFQGLAEDGLQLMAEAREEFGLPFVAEVLDPRDVDLVAGYADMLRIGTRNMANYGLLSEVGRVHKPVQLKRGFTATIDEWLNAAEYIYKEGNHEVVLVERGIRTFETATRNTLDISAAPVIKHMSHLPVIIDPSHSSGRRHLVAPLARAAIAVGADGFIVDVHPAPETAQVDGDQALLPAEFAELMDQMRNLAAALDVTI
- a CDS encoding nucleotidyltransferase family protein encodes the protein MMTAALVLAGGESERFGSSKQLAEWRGKPLLAHVVARVKGWPEVGAVYVVLGARAEQIMEAVDLGDAAVIENLEWREGMGSSLRVGLDFLVGERSVDQALVVLGDQPNVPGDVVPRLLEARKRSRRPVVIPRYRLTRGHPVLIHRSLWPTLITGLSGDRGARNLFLAHPDWVEEVLVDAMPPGDVDTPEDLRRLDRS